One genomic region from Natrinema caseinilyticum encodes:
- a CDS encoding PQQ-binding-like beta-propeller repeat protein: MSETEDLTNGPEEGCDDGLEVTVGIDRLEAFLTADDPEVREYAAETLAAEAAERPADVRSAVSALTDRLEDDPAIRSHAVSALSAVAAVYPEETRDGVPSLTDRLAGPSAVRIDAADTLASIAAVEPTAVADAAPVLASHVTDEEDRVRVRVTDALAAIAAADPERMFPRIDDVAAALDDETAAVRENAAAILATVAAHDPDAVRDTTARLAERLEDERTVREHVARALRLIAAERPDAVAPSVERVSAGLADERERVRVDVARALAAVAAERSDAATAIVNDLAASLDDEADVRRETIRALRDVADADPDAVVPAVDALVERVDDPLEEVRTNAAATLATLSADRPDAVEPAVDPLARRLARDEPAVRSHGVAAIAAVADATPEAVEPVVGDLAVVLDDENDAVRLEAARSIAAVSDTGPDPIRPIVSELARRIDDPHEPVRYRAADALSAIALAEPVDGVDVQALVDRLESDDEWSSGHAARKLAEIAEARTADGHPAVRSLCRRLESDTDAIRRAAARDLVPIAAETQRTARETVAPLGDRLADDDASVRNNAALALARVAETYPDVVEPALPGLFGALDDADRSVRTTVRETLSAVAPESQADCRPTVALAVEKTAADEPAVRAGACEALGILELETGAETEAVIDALATVLVEPPVVVRSAALETLVALLGADEETEPTPVETIDGILSTDDERATAVATALADVARMDPELIADAATPLVERLRAGDTGQRRAIERALATAAAETNLRSVTALLCEDLESGADETAGTGGAVGRRSIALEIARLAAAVPDDAASARDRLIALLADEDQSVRGGAALALGTLVISGRSDGAALEDALEDVDEQVSDAASLVGGGRAPRRTDEIDARRSAFGRRIDGDPRAGGLAVLALSVLADESERLRPSTVSTIATGLTADSPAVRVTTGRTLLTMATDDPHGLAEATDELRSALSDPDADVRATAGRALAEITEVTGELEGDADEIVPALRARLADPDGRVREAAVRTLAAIEAVDSVSAVRPLVDDPVPPVSGAAATAKERLEHVRDREGSEDADWPMVGAGPAATGSVGTGETLGKSPTALWSVETDGTVVAPPALVDDTVFVTSDDGRVTALALEDGRERWQFESEAPIGTAPAVVDDTVYVAGETAVYALEAGSGERTWRYETDTLVRSSPVVAGGNVYVGGTTLHTIDAETGQPVWTAGLAGPLVGMAVDDGVVYTVCEGRASALASEGGRRRWMTALDRNGEALTRPSVANGCVYVGCGGSLHALSAADGSQRFRFDTGGPLTASLAVADGQLHAASTDGSLYAIETNTGAERWRVDVGDPTTGPVVVDGTVSIATADGIVHGLSVADGTRRWNLESIDTGDAPSLVGANGRLCLVGRDGIAVIGTEQPSWRDSISGLFTRL, translated from the coding sequence ATGTCAGAAACAGAGGATTTAACGAACGGACCGGAAGAGGGATGCGACGACGGCCTCGAGGTCACGGTCGGTATCGATCGACTCGAGGCGTTTCTCACGGCGGACGACCCGGAGGTCAGGGAGTACGCGGCCGAGACGCTGGCGGCCGAGGCCGCGGAGCGGCCGGCCGACGTTCGGTCGGCGGTGTCGGCGCTGACCGACCGCCTCGAGGACGATCCGGCGATCAGATCGCACGCCGTTTCGGCACTGTCTGCAGTCGCGGCAGTCTACCCCGAAGAGACCCGGGACGGCGTGCCGTCGCTGACCGATCGACTGGCGGGTCCGTCGGCCGTTCGGATCGACGCTGCGGACACGCTCGCATCGATCGCCGCTGTCGAGCCCACAGCCGTCGCCGACGCGGCACCGGTGCTCGCCTCTCACGTCACGGACGAGGAGGATCGCGTCCGGGTCCGCGTGACGGACGCGCTCGCGGCTATCGCGGCGGCCGATCCCGAGCGAATGTTCCCACGTATCGACGACGTCGCTGCGGCGCTCGACGACGAAACCGCCGCGGTCCGCGAAAACGCTGCGGCGATTCTGGCAACCGTCGCAGCCCACGACCCCGATGCCGTCCGCGACACGACGGCTCGACTCGCCGAGCGTCTCGAGGACGAGCGGACCGTCAGAGAGCACGTTGCGCGGGCGCTCCGCCTGATCGCGGCGGAGCGACCCGACGCAGTAGCGCCGTCCGTCGAACGCGTGTCTGCGGGGCTCGCGGACGAGCGTGAGCGGGTCCGTGTCGACGTCGCGCGGGCGCTCGCTGCCGTCGCGGCCGAGCGTTCCGACGCCGCCACCGCGATCGTCAACGACCTGGCCGCGAGCCTCGACGACGAGGCCGACGTCCGTCGAGAGACGATCCGAGCGCTTCGCGATGTCGCGGATGCCGACCCCGATGCGGTCGTTCCGGCCGTGGACGCACTCGTCGAGCGAGTCGACGATCCACTCGAGGAGGTTCGGACGAACGCCGCCGCGACGCTCGCGACGCTTTCTGCGGATCGACCTGACGCAGTCGAACCCGCGGTCGATCCGCTCGCCCGCCGGCTGGCTCGCGACGAGCCGGCAGTCCGGAGCCACGGGGTCGCGGCCATCGCTGCCGTCGCGGACGCGACCCCCGAAGCCGTCGAGCCCGTCGTCGGGGATCTCGCCGTGGTCCTCGACGACGAGAACGATGCCGTTCGGCTCGAAGCAGCCCGTTCGATCGCGGCTGTCTCGGATACCGGTCCCGATCCGATCCGTCCGATCGTGTCGGAACTCGCTCGGAGAATCGACGATCCGCACGAACCGGTTCGCTATCGAGCGGCCGACGCGCTGAGCGCCATCGCACTCGCCGAACCGGTCGACGGGGTCGACGTCCAGGCGCTCGTCGACCGACTCGAGTCGGACGACGAGTGGAGCAGCGGGCACGCCGCCCGCAAACTGGCGGAAATCGCCGAGGCGCGGACGGCCGACGGCCATCCGGCAGTTCGATCGTTGTGTCGGAGACTCGAGTCCGACACCGACGCGATTCGGCGGGCGGCCGCCCGTGATCTCGTTCCGATCGCAGCCGAGACGCAGCGGACGGCCCGCGAGACCGTTGCCCCGCTCGGCGACCGGCTCGCGGACGACGATGCGAGCGTCAGAAACAACGCGGCCCTCGCGCTCGCTCGAGTCGCCGAAACGTATCCCGACGTCGTGGAACCGGCGCTACCGGGGCTCTTCGGCGCACTCGACGATGCGGATCGAAGCGTGCGTACCACGGTTCGCGAGACGCTTTCGGCGGTCGCACCCGAATCGCAGGCGGACTGCCGGCCGACGGTCGCGCTGGCCGTCGAAAAGACCGCTGCCGACGAGCCGGCCGTACGGGCGGGCGCCTGCGAGGCACTCGGGATCCTCGAACTCGAGACCGGCGCCGAGACCGAGGCCGTCATCGACGCCCTGGCGACGGTGCTCGTCGAACCGCCGGTGGTGGTTCGAAGCGCGGCCCTCGAAACGCTCGTCGCGTTGCTCGGGGCCGACGAGGAAACCGAGCCGACGCCCGTCGAGACGATCGACGGAATCCTGTCGACCGACGACGAGCGCGCAACGGCGGTTGCGACGGCGCTCGCCGATGTCGCACGAATGGACCCGGAACTGATCGCCGACGCGGCCACGCCGCTCGTCGAGCGATTACGAGCGGGAGACACCGGCCAGCGCCGAGCGATCGAACGCGCGCTCGCGACGGCCGCCGCGGAGACGAATCTGCGATCGGTCACGGCACTCCTGTGCGAGGACCTCGAGTCCGGTGCGGACGAGACGGCCGGGACGGGCGGCGCGGTCGGTCGGCGCTCGATCGCGCTCGAGATCGCTCGACTCGCGGCGGCGGTCCCCGACGACGCGGCGTCCGCCCGGGACCGGCTGATCGCCTTGCTGGCGGACGAGGACCAGTCGGTCCGCGGGGGTGCGGCGCTCGCACTCGGGACGCTCGTGATCTCCGGTCGGAGCGACGGTGCTGCACTGGAGGACGCCCTCGAAGACGTCGACGAACAGGTGTCCGATGCGGCGTCACTCGTCGGCGGCGGCCGGGCGCCGAGGCGCACCGACGAGATAGACGCCCGCCGTTCCGCTTTCGGACGTCGGATCGACGGCGACCCGCGAGCCGGCGGACTGGCCGTTCTCGCGCTTTCGGTCCTCGCCGACGAGTCCGAACGACTGCGTCCGTCCACCGTCTCGACTATCGCGACCGGCCTGACCGCCGACAGCCCGGCCGTTCGGGTCACGACCGGACGAACGCTCCTGACGATGGCGACCGACGATCCCCACGGGCTCGCCGAGGCGACCGACGAACTGCGCTCGGCGCTGTCGGATCCGGATGCGGACGTTCGAGCGACCGCCGGCCGCGCGCTCGCGGAAATCACAGAGGTCACCGGGGAACTCGAGGGTGACGCCGACGAGATCGTACCGGCGCTCCGCGCTCGACTGGCCGATCCCGACGGGAGAGTTCGAGAAGCCGCGGTTCGGACGCTCGCGGCTATCGAGGCCGTCGACTCGGTGTCCGCGGTTCGCCCGCTCGTCGACGACCCCGTCCCCCCCGTTTCGGGCGCGGCGGCGACCGCGAAGGAACGACTCGAACACGTCCGCGACCGCGAGGGGTCCGAGGACGCCGACTGGCCGATGGTTGGCGCGGGACCCGCGGCGACCGGTTCGGTCGGGACCGGCGAGACGCTCGGCAAGAGCCCGACGGCGCTGTGGAGCGTCGAGACGGACGGCACGGTCGTCGCTCCGCCGGCGCTGGTCGACGATACCGTCTTCGTTACGAGCGACGACGGCCGCGTCACCGCACTGGCGCTCGAGGACGGACGCGAGCGCTGGCAGTTCGAATCCGAGGCGCCGATCGGGACGGCGCCGGCCGTCGTCGACGATACCGTCTACGTCGCCGGTGAAACCGCGGTGTACGCGCTCGAGGCGGGATCGGGTGAGCGAACCTGGCGGTACGAAACTGATACGCTCGTTCGGTCGTCACCGGTCGTCGCCGGCGGGAACGTGTACGTGGGTGGCACGACGCTCCACACGATCGACGCGGAAACCGGCCAGCCGGTCTGGACGGCGGGTCTGGCCGGCCCGCTCGTCGGGATGGCCGTCGACGACGGCGTCGTCTACACCGTCTGTGAGGGGCGGGCGTCTGCACTCGCGTCCGAGGGTGGCCGCCGACGGTGGATGACGGCCCTCGACCGCAACGGGGAGGCGCTGACGAGGCCATCGGTCGCGAACGGGTGCGTCTACGTCGGCTGTGGCGGCTCGCTGCATGCGCTATCGGCCGCCGACGGTTCCCAACGCTTCCGATTCGATACCGGCGGCCCCCTCACTGCGTCGCTCGCAGTCGCAGACGGGCAGCTCCACGCCGCCAGCACGGACGGGAGCCTCTACGCGATCGAAACGAATACCGGCGCCGAGCGATGGCGCGTCGATGTTGGTGATCCGACGACCGGTCCGGTCGTCGTCGACGGGACCGTCTCGATCGCCACCGCTGACGGGATCGTCCACGGGCTGTCGGTCGCCGACGGTACCCGGCGATGGAACCTCGAGTCGATCGACACGGGGGATGCCCCGTCGCTCGTCGGCGCGAACGGACGGCTCTGTCTCGTCGGCCGGGATGGCATCGCCGTAATCGGAACCGAACAGCCGTCCTGGCGGGACTCGATCTCCGGTCTGTTCACTCGACTGTGA
- a CDS encoding TlpA family protein disulfide reductase has protein sequence MRRRELIAGVGSLGVLAGAAGIVLGGVPSFGNERSASSSDGDSGLPVEIETIDARGSEAGTVAVPNGDVTVVMFFVTGCGTCQGQMPRLAEAHSRLVDTHGDGLTVLSATYQSKDMMPTDELRTWWRDHSGNWTVGYDPQSSLAANYGVAGFPVTIVIDRQGEKRWEKLGVVRSDDIVAAVESVIETSERRTSNATNETDAGASPTTNATTDG, from the coding sequence ATGAGGCGACGGGAACTGATCGCCGGCGTCGGTAGCCTCGGCGTCCTCGCCGGCGCGGCCGGCATCGTTCTCGGCGGCGTCCCCTCGTTCGGAAACGAACGGTCCGCCTCCTCGAGCGACGGAGACTCGGGGTTGCCGGTCGAAATCGAGACGATAGACGCTCGCGGCAGCGAGGCAGGGACGGTCGCGGTTCCGAACGGCGACGTGACGGTCGTTATGTTCTTCGTCACCGGCTGTGGCACGTGTCAGGGCCAGATGCCTCGTCTCGCCGAGGCTCACTCCCGGCTCGTCGATACGCACGGGGACGGTCTGACGGTCCTGTCGGCGACTTACCAGTCTAAAGATATGATGCCGACGGACGAACTTCGCACCTGGTGGCGGGACCACAGCGGCAACTGGACCGTCGGCTACGACCCGCAGTCGTCGCTCGCGGCGAACTACGGCGTCGCCGGCTTCCCGGTGACCATCGTCATCGACAGGCAGGGGGAGAAACGCTGGGAAAAACTCGGCGTGGTACGTTCCGACGACATCGTCGCGGCAGTCGAGTCGGTTATCGAGACGAGCGAGCGACGCACGTCGAACGCCACGAACGAGACCGACGCGGGCGCGTCTCCAACCACGAACGCGACCACCGACGGTTGA
- a CDS encoding Eco57I restriction-modification methylase domain-containing protein, which yields MREAAPSDRPYARSTLFARYYLDERIQNRPAWDCDEAAADAMERLRGLFDGESDPVSDDPFATGDRVREVLDVLGFGSTHWMTAPDDTGAVDVLLLADTPAGRESQKPLSDADDRTDPSEHALGIVAICRRDDDATTPVGDRPIDRTASDRIARVLERTPETIGWGILTNGRTWRLYRASEVDTPPDRADDETRTDGTDPSEIWDDGVDTDETHGGGTDARETRSDGIDTDEAQACYEIDLPNLLERDDSEDFKYFYALFRAAAFRESAGRSGLDSVRAESEAVVRELGADLEETGFAVLRLLGRGFVETNDLDVDPSDDERLEELKTQSLVLLYRLLIVCYAESRGLVRPADPDGTRMDDAPLGLEAIRLEVYDEIGTSGDGFDERYDARSTALWGRLETLFRWIDDRNEHLGLPGTDGGLFDRSAHELLAANAVGDRYLAEALYRLSTTETDDGRYVPIEYADLETRHLGNGYEALLEQQFRIAPTEYAGVPADGETVWKPATEVTASETIETVDSGGLYVVTDDGDRKTSGTYYTPDAVVSDVVEKTVGPLLDEIRDDLSSGGLEPGTDEYVDAFVRAVTDVSILDPAMGSGHFLTRATAYLTAQVMAEARRTNGPTTVDEGRVRRAIVSQCIYGVDRNEMAVEVAKLTLWLETAAADGAAPALDHHLAVGNSLVGSTITERLSTETLTDLASTADVDEWNRTEPRFRRLVALANVATAARFDREVPDDACERVVRAIEDEDAWADLRTTDWFRRAQSASEAEGFFHWDLEFPDVVLDENGRRRDHAGFDAVIGNPPWVATAGRGAISATMDRSLRAYLETEYESTRQQFDLYVAFTEQFVRLAADGRIGIVVPDAILTREQNAHVRRYLLDRTNIAFVLHLGTAFDTVENGVAVLVTGAGEGAVKCASTDGPRAVGSVEYDEIPQSVFREQDEHRFLLHLNRPTRSILQKLASHPKLGERVSISRGEEISKRADVLSDAPGQNESEAIVPGSAIEPYGFDAAETRYISPTEIDKDREQYRSPKLVFRQTAAAPTGALDTESRVTIKSVYNIAADDSETDLRHILGVLNSSLLEYYHEMTHAAYRSVFPQINQSTFESYPIAVPTGPEFAALVTQRIEATRTRGTLTLDLEAHLGEYRWGDPLWSIGSIRPAGPDESPLSRTATELTQLRLGRATVTRRSAGTVVIEATARYKPADATETVAPGGESECETDQWGYTETDPIPAFRLTDLERCEADLIEAFVPVAVDEAGGFANVRKTATKTISLVDRLRALTLPALEDVRDGLERYLETTDRAAALTEQIEETDRRIDALVYERYGLTEDEIDRVEAVVSE from the coding sequence ATGAGGGAGGCAGCGCCGTCGGATCGTCCGTACGCTCGTTCGACGCTCTTTGCGAGGTACTATCTCGACGAGCGGATCCAGAACCGACCGGCGTGGGACTGCGACGAGGCGGCGGCCGATGCGATGGAGCGGCTGCGAGGGCTGTTCGACGGCGAATCTGATCCCGTCTCCGACGACCCGTTCGCGACCGGAGACCGCGTCCGGGAGGTACTCGACGTCCTCGGGTTCGGGTCGACTCACTGGATGACGGCACCCGACGATACCGGCGCCGTCGACGTCCTCCTGTTGGCTGATACCCCGGCCGGACGGGAGAGTCAGAAACCGCTCTCGGACGCCGACGACCGGACCGATCCGTCCGAGCACGCGCTCGGAATCGTCGCGATCTGTCGCCGAGACGACGACGCCACGACGCCGGTCGGCGACCGACCGATCGACCGAACCGCGTCCGACCGGATCGCCCGCGTTCTCGAGCGCACGCCGGAGACGATCGGATGGGGAATCCTCACGAACGGGCGAACGTGGCGGTTGTACCGTGCAAGCGAGGTCGACACGCCACCCGATCGGGCAGACGACGAGACTCGAACCGACGGGACAGACCCCTCCGAAATCTGGGACGACGGGGTCGACACTGACGAGACTCACGGCGGGGGAACCGACGCCAGGGAGACCCGGAGCGACGGGATCGACACGGACGAGGCGCAGGCCTGCTACGAGATCGATCTGCCGAACCTGCTCGAGCGCGACGACAGCGAGGACTTCAAATATTTTTACGCTCTCTTCCGTGCGGCCGCGTTCCGCGAGTCCGCGGGCAGGTCGGGTCTCGATTCGGTCCGGGCGGAGAGCGAAGCGGTCGTCCGCGAACTCGGCGCGGACCTCGAAGAGACCGGGTTCGCTGTACTGAGGCTCCTCGGTCGCGGCTTCGTCGAGACGAACGACCTCGACGTCGATCCGAGCGACGACGAGCGACTCGAGGAACTGAAAACCCAGTCACTCGTCCTGCTCTACCGGTTGCTGATCGTTTGCTACGCGGAGTCCCGAGGGCTCGTCCGACCCGCAGATCCCGACGGCACACGGATGGACGACGCGCCGCTCGGTCTCGAGGCGATCCGACTCGAGGTGTACGACGAGATCGGCACGAGCGGCGACGGGTTCGACGAACGCTACGACGCGCGTTCGACGGCGTTGTGGGGGCGACTCGAGACGCTGTTTCGGTGGATCGACGACCGAAACGAGCACCTCGGTCTACCCGGGACCGACGGCGGGCTGTTCGACCGATCGGCACACGAGTTGCTGGCCGCAAACGCGGTCGGCGATCGATACCTCGCGGAAGCGCTCTACCGGCTCTCGACGACCGAAACGGACGATGGACGGTACGTTCCGATCGAATACGCAGATCTCGAGACGCGTCACCTCGGAAACGGCTACGAAGCGTTGCTCGAGCAGCAGTTTCGGATCGCGCCGACCGAGTACGCCGGCGTTCCCGCTGACGGTGAGACGGTCTGGAAACCGGCAACCGAGGTGACGGCGAGCGAGACGATCGAGACCGTAGACAGCGGTGGCTTGTACGTCGTCACCGACGACGGCGACCGAAAGACGTCGGGAACCTACTACACGCCGGACGCTGTCGTGAGCGACGTCGTCGAGAAGACCGTCGGGCCGTTACTCGACGAGATCAGAGACGACCTCTCGTCGGGCGGCCTCGAGCCGGGAACGGACGAATACGTGGACGCGTTCGTCCGCGCGGTGACCGACGTCTCGATTCTGGATCCCGCGATGGGGAGCGGCCACTTCCTCACGCGGGCCACGGCGTATCTCACGGCCCAGGTGATGGCCGAGGCACGGAGGACGAACGGACCGACGACAGTCGACGAAGGGCGAGTTCGCCGTGCGATCGTTTCGCAGTGCATCTACGGCGTCGACAGGAACGAAATGGCCGTCGAGGTGGCGAAGCTGACGCTGTGGCTCGAGACGGCCGCGGCCGACGGGGCGGCCCCCGCTCTCGACCACCATCTCGCGGTGGGCAATTCGCTGGTCGGTTCGACGATAACCGAGCGGCTCTCGACCGAGACGCTCACGGATCTGGCGTCGACGGCGGACGTCGACGAGTGGAACCGGACCGAACCGCGCTTCCGGCGACTGGTCGCACTGGCGAACGTTGCCACCGCGGCACGGTTCGACCGCGAGGTCCCCGACGACGCGTGCGAGCGGGTGGTCCGAGCGATCGAGGACGAGGATGCGTGGGCCGATTTGCGGACGACGGACTGGTTCAGGCGGGCGCAGTCGGCGAGCGAGGCGGAGGGGTTCTTTCACTGGGACCTCGAGTTTCCCGACGTCGTTCTCGACGAGAACGGGCGACGACGAGACCACGCCGGGTTCGACGCGGTGATCGGCAATCCGCCGTGGGTCGCGACGGCGGGCCGGGGCGCCATCAGCGCGACCATGGACCGGTCGCTCCGTGCGTATCTCGAAACCGAGTACGAGTCGACGAGACAGCAGTTCGATCTGTACGTCGCTTTCACCGAACAGTTCGTCCGTCTCGCCGCAGACGGTCGAATCGGAATCGTCGTTCCCGATGCGATACTGACTCGAGAACAGAACGCACACGTTCGCCGGTATCTGCTCGACCGCACGAACATCGCGTTCGTCCTTCACCTGGGGACGGCGTTCGACACCGTCGAGAACGGGGTTGCGGTCCTCGTAACCGGAGCTGGCGAGGGTGCGGTCAAGTGTGCGTCGACCGATGGTCCCAGGGCCGTCGGATCGGTCGAGTACGACGAGATTCCGCAGTCGGTCTTTCGGGAACAGGACGAGCATCGGTTCCTGTTACACCTGAACCGACCCACGCGATCGATCCTGCAGAAACTGGCGTCCCATCCGAAACTCGGAGAACGCGTTTCGATCTCGCGAGGGGAGGAGATCAGCAAACGGGCCGACGTGCTGTCCGACGCACCCGGACAGAACGAGTCGGAAGCGATCGTTCCCGGCTCGGCCATCGAACCGTACGGATTCGACGCCGCGGAAACCCGGTACATCTCGCCGACGGAGATCGACAAGGACCGCGAACAGTATCGAAGCCCGAAGCTCGTTTTCCGACAGACCGCAGCAGCGCCGACGGGTGCGCTCGATACCGAATCCCGGGTGACGATCAAGTCGGTGTACAACATCGCCGCGGACGATTCCGAAACGGACCTTCGGCACATCCTCGGCGTCCTCAATTCGTCCCTGCTGGAGTACTATCACGAGATGACCCACGCCGCATATCGGTCCGTCTTCCCCCAAATCAACCAGTCGACGTTCGAGTCCTATCCGATCGCCGTTCCGACGGGCCCCGAATTCGCGGCTCTCGTGACCCAGCGCATCGAGGCGACCCGAACGCGAGGGACGCTGACGCTCGACCTCGAAGCGCATCTGGGGGAGTACCGATGGGGCGATCCCCTCTGGAGCATCGGGTCGATACGCCCGGCGGGGCCGGACGAATCGCCGCTTTCCCGGACGGCAACGGAGCTGACGCAGCTTCGTCTCGGACGCGCGACCGTGACTCGCCGGTCGGCCGGGACGGTCGTGATCGAAGCGACCGCCCGGTACAAACCCGCGGACGCGACCGAGACCGTGGCTCCCGGGGGCGAGTCGGAGTGTGAGACCGACCAGTGGGGCTACACCGAGACCGACCCGATACCCGCGTTCCGTCTCACCGATCTCGAGCGGTGCGAGGCGGACCTGATCGAGGCCTTCGTCCCCGTCGCAGTCGACGAGGCCGGTGGCTTCGCGAACGTCCGCAAGACGGCCACGAAAACCATTTCCCTCGTCGACCGACTTCGGGCGCTTACCCTTCCCGCGCTCGAGGACGTTCGAGACGGTCTGGAGCGCTACCTCGAGACGACGGATCGAGCGGCGGCCCTCACGGAGCAAATCGAAGAGACGGACCGCCGAATCGACGCACTCGTCTACGAACGATACGGGTTGACCGAGGACGAGATCGATCGCGTCGAGGCAGTGGTCTCGGAGTAA
- a CDS encoding LysE family translocator, translating to MSSLVGTTLAGAIFGLALAAPPGPMNAIIAEESVVRGWSAGFRAGFGVMLADALFFVLTLAGVVAVIDRNPVVRPALYLAGGCLMLYFAIGAIDEARSASSFTDAGRVAASGFRKTFALSLTNPYQIGFWLTVGVGLLEPGTLDVLAAVPVAGHALEGAFVVQTGSPALLAGLFGGVTCWIVVFPATLAAAGRRIDAFAPAVAALSAVVLVGFGLLFLVVGTLRIV from the coding sequence GTGTCTTCCCTCGTTGGTACCACGCTTGCCGGCGCGATCTTCGGGCTCGCCCTCGCGGCGCCGCCGGGACCGATGAACGCGATCATCGCCGAGGAAAGCGTCGTTCGCGGGTGGTCGGCCGGGTTCCGCGCCGGGTTCGGCGTGATGCTCGCGGACGCGCTGTTCTTCGTCCTGACGCTGGCCGGCGTCGTCGCCGTCATCGATCGCAATCCCGTCGTTCGGCCCGCGCTCTACCTCGCCGGCGGCTGTCTCATGCTGTACTTCGCGATCGGCGCGATCGACGAGGCCAGGTCCGCGTCGTCGTTTACCGACGCCGGTCGGGTCGCCGCGTCTGGCTTTCGAAAAACGTTCGCGCTCTCGCTGACCAATCCCTACCAGATCGGCTTCTGGCTCACCGTCGGCGTCGGTCTGCTTGAGCCGGGAACCCTCGACGTCCTCGCGGCCGTGCCGGTCGCCGGGCACGCGCTCGAGGGTGCGTTCGTCGTCCAGACCGGTTCGCCGGCGCTGTTGGCCGGCTTGTTCGGTGGTGTGACCTGCTGGATCGTGGTCTTTCCGGCAACGCTCGCTGCCGCCGGCCGTCGCATCGACGCGTTTGCACCGGCCGTGGCCGCACTGAGCGCCGTGGTCCTCGTGGGATTCGGACTGCTCTTTCTGGTCGTGGGGACGCTCCGGATCGTCTGA
- a CDS encoding HD domain-containing protein, translating to MGVEIKETGVTDAEFEAMKGFVFEYLAASVEKEDEGGRMRWYPWHSAEYRHNHILNVVELATEIAEKEGADVDVTRVAALFHDVAKLETDQELHAEAGARVAREYLESRGDYPESFVQQVCHAVEHHSYQGDLTDLALETQCLIEADLLDKIGANGTALMLLRMGYEARTHMDADEMVERVLERGYDAASRVQSDTAESIGHQRLKRVKWFSEWLEDEIAALGE from the coding sequence GTGGGAGTTGAAATAAAAGAAACCGGTGTGACGGATGCCGAATTCGAGGCGATGAAGGGCTTCGTCTTCGAATATCTCGCAGCTAGCGTCGAAAAGGAAGACGAGGGCGGTCGCATGCGCTGGTACCCCTGGCACTCCGCCGAGTACCGGCACAACCACATCCTCAACGTGGTCGAGCTCGCGACCGAAATCGCCGAAAAGGAGGGCGCGGACGTCGACGTCACCCGCGTCGCCGCTCTCTTCCACGACGTCGCCAAACTCGAGACCGACCAGGAGCTCCACGCCGAGGCCGGCGCTCGCGTCGCCCGCGAGTACCTCGAGTCGCGCGGTGACTATCCGGAATCGTTCGTCCAGCAGGTGTGTCACGCCGTCGAACACCACTCCTATCAGGGCGACCTGACCGACCTCGCCCTGGAGACCCAGTGTCTCATCGAAGCGGACTTGCTCGACAAGATCGGAGCGAACGGCACCGCCCTGATGTTGCTTCGGATGGGGTACGAGGCGCGGACCCACATGGACGCCGACGAGATGGTCGAACGTGTCCTCGAACGGGGGTACGACGCAGCCTCGCGCGTGCAAAGCGACACTGCCGAGAGCATCGGCCACCAGCGGCTAAAACGCGTCAAGTGGTTCAGCGAGTGGCTCGAGGACGAGATCGCCGCCCTGGGCGAGTAA